One Bermanella sp. WJH001 genomic region harbors:
- the tkt gene encoding transketolase gives MTDRRQLANAIRALSMDAVQKAKSGHPGAPMGMADIAEVLWNDHMNHNPANPDWFDRDRFVLSNGHGSMLIYSLLHLTGYELSIEDLKQFRQMHSKTPGHPEYGYAPGIETTTGPLGQGIANGVGMALAEKVLAAQFNKPGHDIVNHNTYVFLGDGCMMEGISHEACSLAGTLGLGKLIAFYDDNGISIDGEVEGWFTDDTVKRFESYGWQVIPAVDGHDSAALEAAIQAGKAEANKPTLICCKTIIGFGSPNKEGKEDCHGAPLGDDEIKLTKERLGWNHGAFEVPDDVYAGWSAKEKGAAKEAAWNEKFAAYAKAFPTEAAEFTRRMKGELPADFSAKADAFIQECQAKGESIASRKASQNAICELAPALPEILGGSADLAGSNLTLWPQAKGIEAKDASGNYVFYGVREFGMSAIMNGVALHKGFVAYGATFLMFMEYARNAIRMAALMQQRAIHVYTHDSIGLGEDGPTHQPVEQLTNLRTTPNLNTWRPCDAVESAVAWKNAVERADGPTAMIYSRQGLPHQDRTAAQVADINKGGYILKDAANAKAIIIATGSEIGLAMDAAAALEAKGTPVRVVSMPCAEIFCKQDAAYIESVLPAAITARVAVEAAHKDYWYKFVGLNGAVVGMDTFGESAPIADLMKHFGFTVDAVVAAVEGVL, from the coding sequence ATGACAGACCGTCGTCAGCTGGCCAACGCGATACGTGCATTGAGTATGGATGCCGTGCAAAAAGCAAAATCCGGCCATCCAGGTGCCCCAATGGGTATGGCGGACATTGCTGAGGTTCTATGGAATGACCATATGAACCACAACCCAGCGAATCCAGATTGGTTTGACCGTGACCGTTTTGTGCTGTCTAACGGCCATGGTTCTATGTTGATTTACTCTCTATTACACCTAACCGGTTATGAGTTAAGCATTGAAGACCTTAAGCAGTTCCGTCAAATGCACTCAAAAACCCCAGGTCACCCAGAATACGGTTATGCACCGGGTATCGAAACCACCACAGGCCCATTAGGTCAAGGTATCGCTAACGGCGTGGGCATGGCACTGGCTGAAAAAGTATTAGCCGCTCAATTTAATAAACCAGGTCACGACATTGTTAACCACAATACCTATGTATTCCTAGGCGATGGTTGCATGATGGAAGGTATCTCTCACGAAGCGTGTTCACTGGCCGGTACATTAGGTCTTGGTAAATTAATCGCGTTTTACGATGACAACGGTATTTCTATTGATGGTGAAGTAGAAGGCTGGTTCACTGACGATACGGTTAAACGTTTTGAATCTTACGGCTGGCAGGTGATTCCTGCGGTTGATGGTCATGATTCAGCGGCACTAGAAGCGGCGATCCAAGCCGGTAAAGCAGAAGCCAACAAACCAACTCTTATTTGCTGTAAAACCATCATCGGTTTTGGCTCGCCAAACAAAGAAGGCAAAGAAGACTGCCACGGCGCGCCACTAGGTGACGACGAAATTAAACTAACCAAAGAGCGTTTAGGTTGGAATCACGGTGCATTTGAAGTACCTGACGATGTATACGCTGGTTGGAGCGCAAAAGAAAAAGGCGCAGCCAAAGAAGCCGCTTGGAACGAAAAATTCGCAGCTTATGCTAAAGCCTTCCCAACAGAAGCGGCTGAATTTACCCGTCGAATGAAAGGTGAGCTACCAGCTGACTTCTCTGCAAAAGCCGATGCCTTTATTCAAGAATGCCAAGCAAAAGGCGAGAGCATTGCATCACGTAAAGCTTCTCAAAACGCCATTTGTGAATTGGCCCCTGCGTTGCCTGAAATTCTAGGCGGCTCTGCTGACCTTGCCGGTTCTAACTTAACACTTTGGCCACAAGCGAAAGGTATTGAAGCCAAAGACGCCTCTGGTAACTACGTTTTCTACGGTGTGCGTGAATTTGGTATGAGCGCCATCATGAACGGTGTCGCCTTGCACAAAGGTTTTGTAGCCTACGGTGCAACCTTCTTAATGTTCATGGAATACGCACGTAACGCCATTCGTATGGCAGCATTAATGCAGCAGCGTGCCATTCACGTTTACACACATGACTCTATTGGTCTGGGTGAAGATGGTCCAACTCACCAACCAGTTGAACAGCTAACTAACCTGCGTACCACGCCAAACCTAAACACATGGCGTCCATGTGATGCGGTTGAATCCGCGGTTGCTTGGAAAAACGCCGTTGAACGTGCCGATGGCCCAACCGCCATGATTTATTCTCGTCAAGGTTTGCCACACCAAGATCGCACCGCCGCTCAAGTGGCAGACATCAACAAAGGTGGTTACATCCTTAAAGATGCCGCCAACGCAAAAGCCATCATCATCGCCACCGGTTCTGAAATTGGCTTGGCCATGGATGCCGCTGCTGCACTTGAAGCCAAAGGCACACCTGTGCGTGTGGTTTCAATGCCATGTGCTGAAATCTTCTGTAAACAAGATGCTGCGTACATTGAATCTGTATTGCCAGCGGCTATTACTGCCCGTGTTGCAGTGGAAGCGGCCCATAAAGATTACTGGTACAAATTTGTTGGCCTAAACGGCGCGGTTGTGGGCATGGATACCTTTGGTGAGTCAGCGCCGATTGCGGACTTGATGAAGCATTTTGGCTTTACCGTGGACGCAGTAGTTGCCGCAGTAGAAGGCGTACTGTAA
- a CDS encoding glyceraldehyde 3-phosphate dehydrogenase NAD-binding domain-containing protein: MSLKIAINGFGRIGRCVLRAIYERNLQNDIVIVAINELADCETISYMLRYDSTHGRFPFDVSVEKDVLSITDGQGVARHIQILHEAEIENLPWRNLNADAVLECTGQFKNQEQLQPHLDQGAKKILLSQPGESDVDFTLIAGVNQNDLTADHKIVSVGSCSTNCVLPVMAILDEQFGIESGVSTTIHSAMSDQPVIDAYSSDLRRTRAAVASIIPVDTALPKGIARIMPHLDGCIESLHLRVPTLNVSAMDLTLQLKNKITAEQINTLLKQHSLADLKGLIGFSNEPHASVDFNHDARSGVIDGTQTRVSGERLLKLLIWFDNEWGFANRMVDALQQGAFKQNL; this comes from the coding sequence ATGTCACTAAAAATTGCAATCAACGGTTTTGGTCGTATCGGGCGCTGTGTCCTGCGGGCCATCTATGAGCGCAATTTGCAAAATGACATTGTCATTGTGGCCATTAATGAGCTGGCGGATTGTGAAACCATTAGCTACATGCTGCGTTACGACAGCACTCATGGTCGTTTTCCGTTTGATGTGTCGGTGGAAAAAGATGTATTAAGCATCACGGATGGTCAAGGCGTTGCGCGTCATATTCAAATTTTGCACGAAGCAGAAATTGAAAATTTGCCTTGGAGAAATTTAAACGCAGATGCCGTTTTAGAATGTACGGGTCAGTTTAAAAACCAAGAACAATTGCAACCTCATTTAGATCAAGGCGCAAAAAAAATATTGTTAAGTCAGCCTGGTGAGTCGGATGTGGATTTCACCTTGATTGCCGGTGTAAACCAAAACGATTTAACAGCGGATCATAAAATTGTGTCAGTAGGTTCGTGTTCGACCAATTGTGTATTGCCTGTGATGGCGATTTTAGATGAACAATTTGGTATCGAAAGTGGCGTGAGTACCACCATTCATTCGGCTATGAGTGACCAGCCTGTGATTGATGCGTATTCCAGTGATTTACGTCGTACCCGTGCTGCTGTTGCCAGTATTATTCCGGTGGATACCGCCTTACCAAAAGGTATCGCCCGTATCATGCCGCATTTAGATGGCTGCATTGAAAGTTTGCATTTACGTGTGCCCACATTAAATGTGTCGGCTATGGATTTAACCTTGCAGTTAAAAAATAAAATCACGGCTGAGCAAATTAATACATTATTAAAACAACACAGCTTAGCCGACTTAAAAGGTTTAATTGGTTTTAGTAATGAGCCCCATGCGTCGGTGGATTTTAATCACGATGCACGCAGCGGTGTAATCGATGGTACGCAAACTCGAGTAAGCGGTGAACGCTTATTAAAGTTATTAATTTGGTTTGATAACGAATGGGGATTTGCCAATCGCATGGTGGATGCGTTGCAGCAAGGTGCCTTTAAACAGAATTTGTAG
- a CDS encoding phosphoglycerate kinase, producing the protein MTVLRMADQNLKGKRVLIREDLNVPVKDGKVTSDARIRASLPTIKLALEAGAKVIVMSHLGRPTEGEYEEKFSMQPVANYLSDALGKDVPVIKDFAAGIDVADGELVLLENVRFNKGEKKDEDDLAKAYAALCDVFVMDAFGTAHRAQASTHGVAKFAPIACAGPLLAAELDALGKALDKPERPLVAIVGGSKVSTKLEVLESLSDICDQIIVGGGIANTFLAAAGKPVGKSLYEEDLVPQAKALMEKVSIPVPTDVVCAKEFAESAEATLKSADDVLADDMIFDIGPDSAKALAAQLKEAKTIIWNGPVGVFEFDQFGEGTKALSLAIAESAGFSIAGGGDTLAAVDKYDIADKVSYISTGGGAFLEFVEGKVLPAVAILEERAK; encoded by the coding sequence ATGACTGTACTACGCATGGCCGACCAAAATCTTAAGGGCAAACGCGTTTTAATTCGTGAAGATTTAAACGTGCCGGTTAAAGATGGCAAAGTCACTTCCGATGCACGTATTCGCGCGTCATTGCCAACTATTAAACTGGCTCTTGAAGCTGGCGCAAAAGTAATTGTTATGTCTCACCTTGGCCGTCCAACTGAAGGCGAGTACGAAGAAAAATTCTCCATGCAGCCTGTGGCTAATTACCTAAGCGACGCCCTAGGTAAAGACGTACCTGTGATCAAAGATTTTGCTGCGGGCATAGACGTAGCCGATGGCGAATTAGTATTACTAGAAAACGTACGCTTTAACAAAGGCGAGAAAAAAGACGAAGACGACCTAGCCAAAGCTTACGCTGCACTTTGTGATGTGTTTGTGATGGATGCATTTGGTACGGCCCACCGTGCGCAAGCCTCTACTCATGGTGTAGCCAAGTTTGCACCAATTGCTTGTGCTGGCCCGTTATTAGCTGCTGAGTTAGATGCGCTGGGTAAAGCATTAGATAAACCTGAGCGCCCATTGGTTGCAATCGTAGGTGGCTCAAAAGTTTCGACCAAACTTGAAGTACTAGAAAGCCTATCTGATATTTGTGATCAAATCATTGTAGGTGGTGGTATCGCCAATACGTTCTTGGCAGCGGCTGGCAAACCAGTGGGTAAATCTTTATATGAAGAAGATTTAGTACCACAAGCAAAAGCCCTAATGGAAAAAGTATCCATTCCTGTACCCACTGATGTTGTGTGTGCAAAAGAATTTGCGGAAAGCGCAGAAGCCACTTTGAAATCGGCGGATGATGTTTTAGCCGATGACATGATTTTTGATATTGGCCCTGATTCTGCGAAAGCATTAGCGGCGCAATTAAAAGAAGCCAAAACCATTATTTGGAACGGCCCAGTTGGTGTATTCGAATTTGACCAATTTGGTGAAGGCACCAAAGCCCTTTCTTTGGCCATTGCCGAAAGTGCTGGTTTTTCTATCGCTGGGGGCGGCGACACTTTAGCGGCTGTGGATAAGTACGATATCGCCGATAAAGTTTCTTACATTTCAACCGGTGGTGGTGCGTTCCTTGAGTTTGTTGAAGGTAAAGTATTACCAGCCGTAGCGATTCTAGAAGAACGCGCTAAGTAA
- the fba gene encoding class II fructose-bisphosphate aldolase (catalyzes the reversible aldol condensation of dihydroxyacetonephosphate and glyceraldehyde 3-phosphate in the Calvin cycle, glycolysis, and/or gluconeogenesis): protein MALISLRQMLDHAAEYGYGVPAFNVNNLEQMRAIMMAADLTDSPVIVQASAGARKYAGAPFLRHLILAAIEEFPHIPVCMHQDHGASPTVCQRSIQLGFSSVMMDGSLGEDGKTPMSYEYNVDVTRRTVEMAHGCGVSVEGELGVLGSLETGQAGEEDGVGAEGILTHDQMLTDPEEAADFVKQTGVDALAIACGTSHGAYKFTRPPTDDILAVDRIKEIHKRIPNTHLVMHGSSSVPQEWLAIINEFGGEIPETYGVPVEQIVEGIKHGVRKVNIDTDLRLASTGAIRRFLAENPSEFDPRKYLAASVKAMQEICVARYEAFGTAGNASKIKALSLDAMFDRYQSGELNPQVK from the coding sequence ATGGCACTTATTTCCCTACGCCAAATGTTGGATCACGCAGCCGAATACGGTTATGGCGTGCCAGCGTTCAACGTAAACAACTTAGAGCAAATGCGTGCCATCATGATGGCGGCGGATCTAACGGATTCTCCGGTTATCGTGCAGGCGTCTGCCGGTGCCCGTAAATATGCTGGTGCGCCTTTCTTGCGTCACCTGATTTTGGCGGCCATTGAAGAATTCCCTCACATTCCAGTATGTATGCACCAAGACCACGGTGCGTCGCCAACGGTTTGTCAGCGTTCTATCCAGCTAGGTTTTTCATCAGTGATGATGGACGGCTCTTTGGGCGAAGACGGCAAAACGCCAATGTCTTATGAGTACAACGTCGATGTGACTCGTCGCACGGTTGAAATGGCGCACGGTTGTGGTGTGTCCGTTGAGGGTGAGCTAGGTGTGTTAGGTTCTTTAGAAACCGGTCAAGCGGGTGAAGAAGATGGCGTGGGCGCGGAAGGTATTTTAACTCACGATCAAATGCTAACCGACCCAGAAGAAGCGGCAGATTTTGTTAAGCAAACCGGTGTTGATGCACTAGCCATTGCATGTGGTACCTCTCACGGTGCTTACAAGTTCACTCGTCCACCAACGGACGATATTCTAGCGGTTGACCGTATTAAAGAAATCCACAAGCGTATTCCAAATACTCACCTTGTGATGCACGGCTCGTCTTCTGTGCCGCAAGAGTGGTTAGCCATCATCAATGAATTTGGTGGTGAGATTCCAGAAACTTACGGTGTGCCGGTTGAGCAAATCGTTGAAGGCATCAAACACGGTGTACGTAAGGTTAATATCGATACGGATTTACGTTTAGCCTCTACTGGTGCGATCCGTCGTTTCTTGGCTGAAAACCCAAGCGAATTTGATCCACGTAAATATCTAGCGGCCTCTGTTAAAGCCATGCAAGAAATCTGTGTGGCGCGTTACGAAGCATTTGGTACTGCTGGTAATGCGTCTAAAATCAAAGCATTGTCTTTAGATGCTATGTTTGATCGTTATCAGTCGGGTGAACTTAACCCTCAAGTTAAGTAA
- a CDS encoding thioesterase family protein → MAEEIQWDLVNPFLMTITVKADETDRLGHTNNQVYLKWLEQISWQHVESLGMDWAMHERLSRAMAITRTEIDYLAASYDGDELLLATWIDKSDQRLTSSRRFQLVRLNDHKTIIKAQSFYACIDLKSGRPARMPKEFVKVHAKAISAHCLKQ, encoded by the coding sequence ATGGCCGAAGAAATTCAATGGGATTTAGTCAATCCGTTTTTAATGACCATTACCGTCAAAGCTGATGAAACCGATCGTCTGGGTCATACAAATAATCAAGTGTATTTAAAGTGGCTTGAGCAAATCAGTTGGCAGCATGTTGAATCGTTGGGCATGGACTGGGCCATGCATGAACGCCTCTCACGGGCCATGGCCATTACTCGCACAGAGATTGATTACCTTGCAGCTTCTTATGACGGTGATGAGTTGTTATTAGCGACTTGGATTGATAAAAGTGATCAGCGCTTAACGTCTTCGCGTCGCTTTCAGTTGGTTCGTTTAAATGATCATAAAACCATTATAAAAGCCCAATCGTTTTATGCGTGTATTGATTTAAAATCGGGCCGCCCTGCTCGTATGCCCAAAGAATTTGTGAAGGTACATGCAAAGGCCATATCAGCCCATTGTCTTAAGCAATAA
- a CDS encoding alpha/beta hydrolase, with product MNQAGIEMKWTPEQVRGQIPPLSMELLGKDMPDLINVYNQYYGLDLETKFIGLQHVVGTFDAAEFNISGHLFALPEAKGTVLLVHGYYDHVGIYNHIIEHCLSQGFNVFSYDLPGHGLSSGERAAIDSFRQYDQVFCAALDWVQTALPEPLVVIGQSTGGAVIINYLLSRGINKTNSPFANIFLMAPLVRPVDWKLSKLFYYLARPFVKQLKREFAQNSHNLDFLSFISTSDPLQPLFLKTNWVGALKKWIKFIEASEPVDLNIHVIQGTQDGTVDYRHNMLVLEDKFTGFDVTFVEQGRHHLANEEPIKLQQVLAAMTPLI from the coding sequence ATGAATCAAGCAGGCATTGAAATGAAATGGACCCCAGAGCAAGTACGAGGGCAAATACCGCCTTTGAGTATGGAGCTGCTTGGCAAAGACATGCCTGACTTAATCAATGTTTATAATCAATATTATGGCTTAGATCTAGAGACAAAATTCATTGGATTACAGCATGTGGTCGGCACGTTTGACGCAGCCGAATTTAATATAAGTGGTCATTTATTTGCCTTGCCTGAGGCAAAAGGCACAGTGTTATTGGTACACGGTTATTATGATCATGTTGGGATCTACAATCACATTATTGAGCACTGCTTATCTCAGGGTTTTAATGTGTTTAGTTATGATTTACCCGGCCATGGGTTAAGCAGTGGCGAGCGCGCCGCCATTGATTCGTTTCGACAGTATGATCAGGTGTTTTGCGCGGCACTTGATTGGGTGCAAACAGCCCTGCCTGAGCCATTAGTTGTCATAGGGCAAAGCACCGGTGGGGCGGTGATTATTAATTATTTATTGAGCCGTGGCATAAATAAAACCAATAGCCCATTTGCCAATATCTTTTTAATGGCGCCGTTAGTGCGCCCTGTTGATTGGAAACTATCTAAGTTGTTTTACTATTTAGCCCGCCCGTTTGTGAAGCAGCTTAAAAGAGAATTTGCACAAAACTCCCATAACTTGGACTTCTTGTCCTTTATCAGTACCTCTGACCCATTGCAGCCATTGTTTTTAAAAACGAATTGGGTGGGAGCCTTGAAAAAGTGGATAAAGTTTATTGAGGCGAGTGAACCGGTGGATTTAAACATTCATGTCATTCAAGGTACGCAAGATGGCACGGTGGACTACCGCCACAACATGCTGGTATTAGAAGACAAATTCACAGGTTTTGATGTGACGTTTGTAGAGCAAGGCCGTCATCATCTTGCAAACGAAGAACCGATCAAATTACAGCAAGTATTAGCGGCCATGACGCCGTTGATTTAA
- a CDS encoding penicillin-binding protein activator LpoB: MKKVVTYAVMAGLCATLLSGCGGTRVNRVDANQEIALTDKWNDKDSQLVSEEMIGDMLSFPWIRDFKSNNGGDKPTVIIQRVRNKSHEHISADTFLNDLKRAIIRSGDARFVASADERSDVRDERADQELNAKKAKAMGNETAADFALSGSINSFVDQLDGDRVTTYQVDLKLINMETNEEVWNGQKKLKKLQEKSSYGW; the protein is encoded by the coding sequence ATGAAAAAAGTAGTAACGTATGCCGTAATGGCGGGTTTATGCGCAACCTTATTAAGTGGTTGTGGTGGCACCCGTGTGAATCGCGTAGATGCTAATCAAGAGATTGCGCTGACAGACAAGTGGAATGATAAAGACTCACAACTTGTGAGTGAAGAAATGATTGGTGACATGCTGTCATTTCCATGGATCCGTGATTTTAAAAGCAATAACGGTGGTGATAAACCAACGGTGATTATTCAACGTGTTCGTAACAAGAGCCATGAACATATTTCAGCGGATACATTCTTAAACGATCTAAAACGCGCCATTATTCGCAGCGGCGATGCTCGCTTTGTGGCCAGCGCTGATGAACGATCTGATGTGCGTGATGAGCGTGCCGATCAAGAATTAAATGCTAAAAAAGCAAAGGCCATGGGTAATGAAACCGCTGCAGACTTTGCATTATCAGGAAGCATTAATTCGTTTGTTGATCAGTTAGATGGTGATCGTGTGACCACGTATCAAGTGGATCTTAAATTGATCAACATGGAAACCAATGAAGAAGTATGGAACGGTCAGAAAAAACTGAAAAAGCTACAAGAAAAATCTAGCTACGGCTGGTAA
- a CDS encoding LPP20 family lipoprotein — MRLMVAVVTASLLLTACVGNPSKKQTDTTPHWVVDEPVQGGHVYGVGSAPVYGDAARALQQAQDAARVTMIQKLKVTVSGTLSVDTQEVRQTGQQTQLMKTVRNTISSTIPNAELDNVVVEENFVDKPNKVAYSLVHLDRIKAASKLRQRINDLDMQITALNDKTSTNQDTLKQLQGLMPALKWFEQRQRLSEQMQLVDVNNRSVTKDEMLVAVEDRIKSLFDALVVNLIPSNSDGSKMRDGLVESLTDLGLRISGQSPHLTFRYAATLRPVEKAGRFIVFASGKVSIEDANGRTLSSFTREAKGVSAASGEQAEYKAVQGLAEVLGQELAKSFVSKID, encoded by the coding sequence ATGCGTTTAATGGTCGCCGTTGTGACGGCAAGTTTATTGCTAACGGCTTGTGTTGGTAATCCAAGCAAGAAACAAACAGATACCACCCCGCACTGGGTGGTTGATGAACCCGTACAAGGTGGCCACGTATATGGTGTGGGCAGTGCTCCAGTTTATGGTGATGCTGCTCGCGCCCTTCAACAGGCTCAAGATGCTGCTCGCGTGACGATGATTCAAAAATTGAAAGTGACGGTGTCGGGTACCTTGTCGGTGGATACACAAGAGGTGCGTCAAACGGGTCAGCAAACTCAATTGATGAAAACCGTACGCAATACCATTAGCAGCACCATTCCTAATGCTGAATTAGACAATGTAGTGGTTGAAGAAAATTTTGTAGATAAGCCAAACAAAGTAGCCTACAGCTTAGTACATCTAGATCGAATCAAAGCGGCGAGTAAATTGCGTCAGCGCATTAATGATCTTGATATGCAAATTACCGCATTGAATGATAAGACTTCAACTAATCAAGACACATTAAAACAATTGCAAGGTTTGATGCCAGCTCTTAAGTGGTTTGAACAACGTCAGCGCCTGTCTGAGCAAATGCAGTTGGTGGATGTAAATAACCGCAGCGTAACAAAAGATGAGATGTTGGTGGCGGTTGAAGATCGTATCAAATCATTATTCGATGCCTTAGTGGTTAATTTGATCCCAAGTAATTCTGATGGCAGTAAAATGCGTGATGGCTTGGTGGAATCATTGACGGATTTAGGATTGCGCATTAGTGGGCAGTCTCCCCACTTAACATTTCGTTATGCTGCTACGTTGCGTCCTGTAGAAAAAGCAGGTCGATTTATCGTGTTTGCTTCTGGCAAGGTGAGTATTGAAGATGCCAACGGACGTACATTAAGCAGTTTTACCCGTGAAGCAAAAGGGGTAAGTGCGGCCTCAGGTGAGCAAGCTGAATATAAGGC